A part of Drosophila bipectinata strain 14024-0381.07 chromosome 3L, DbipHiC1v2, whole genome shotgun sequence genomic DNA contains:
- the Fife gene encoding regulating synaptic membrane exocytosis protein 2 isoform X1 → MEQIAREKLVTGRVQIQVWYHNERNELVVSLMAGDDLALRDEAYGHGNMPEAYAKVRILPKCGDGSVQQTEVSRPTQNPIWNATLTFGHVKADTLMDRYIDIQLWDLVPHTESIFLGECSIELQQAFLDDQAIWCRLEDPKGLRGISISKSPSVSPRGSIAAGAGAPCGDVTRLLRRDYNMQRSISDDVDSIGDGTSLLHPDHAWIAGSRRGSSQSETMEVEVYQLGKDFSRSLPGSRRSSFQDAEKNRLEEDAMATPPTSYLVGRRRSSVARRDPDEILKSLKAVRGELGRTMSLGTEQHKRMGSRRASRVGLPSGPNSRKSSILDLSQQHQQHQQQLQHLQQLQLQAQQHLPPGVGNTDTSPPSEDEDKRYRPRWKGSGSQLPPQSPKQALSRLKQAASVSNVAAQDSPTRQSQLLSTGQLQPRKSSMFQLGETPAPTTTTTLQRKGSMYVAKVTETPPLGGTPTRKGSIYQRSGAGLGSESSTLAPDSPQRKQSVVKTLSGSYVNVSAITGGESSYGLKLGPSQIHPKGYRLTTARYGELKMGFVKIKGNVEVELICARNIVNEDCETPPDTYVKCYIKDGDRLRHKKKTRVVRHSAEPFYRQTIKYQSSDVFGRNIVIMVWQRCVGFEHNQGLGGTEVNLDKVNIGQHINGWYPLFPMHSYGGSDSDNSP, encoded by the exons GAGCAAATTGCCCGCGAGAAGCTGGTCACCGGTCGCGTCCAGATCCAGGTCTGGTACCACAACGAGCGGAACGAGCTGGTGGTCTCCCTGATGGCCGGCGACGACCTGGCTTTGAGGGACGAGGCCTACGGCCACGGAAATATGCCAGAGGCCTATGCCAAGGTCCGCATTTTGCCCAAGTG CGGTGATGGCAGCGTGCAACAAACGGAGGTCAGCCGACCCACCCAGAATCCCATTTGGAACGCCACGTTGACCTTCGGCCATGTGAAGGCCGACACCTTGATGGATCGCTACATAGACATCCAGCTGTGGGACCTGGTGCCCCACACCGAATCCATCTTTCTGGGCGAGTGCAGCATCGAGCTGCAGCAGGCCTTCCTGGACGACCAGGCCATCTGGTGTCGGCTGGAAGACCCCAAGGGGCTGAGgggcatcagcatcagcaagTCGCCGAGTGTTTCGCCTCGGGGATCCATCGCTGCCGGGGCCGGAGCTCCATGTGGAGATGTGACTCGACTGCTGAGACGAGACTACAACATGCAGCGCTCCATCTCCGATGATGTAGACTCCATCGGAGATGGTACCTCGCTACTGCATCCCGACCATGCCTGGATAGCCGGCTCGCGGCGCGGCTCCTCACAGTCGGAGACCATGGAGGTGGAGGTCTACCAGCTGGGCAAGGACTTCTCGCGCTCATTGCCGGGCTCGCGTCGATCGAGCTTCCAGGATGCCGAAAAGAATCGGCTGGAGGAGGACGCCATGGCCACGCCGCCCACATCTTATTTGGTGGGCAGGCGCCGTTCGTCCGTGGCTCGACGCGATCCGGATGAGATCTTGAAATCCTTGAAGGCTGTGCGCGGCGAACTGGGCAGGACTATGAGCCTGGGTACTGAGCAGCACAAGCGCATGGGATCGCGAC GTGCCAGTCGCGTTGGCCTGCCAAGCGGACCCAACAGCCGCAAGAGCTCCATCCTGGACCTGtcccagcagcaccagcaacaccaacaacagctGCAGCACCTccagcagctgcagctccaGGCTCAGCAACACCTGCCACCGGGCGTGGGCAACACGGACACCAGTCCCCCCTCGGAGGACGAGGATAAGCGCTACCGTCCGCGCTGGAAGGGTTCGGGAAGCCAGTTGCCTCCTCAGAGTCCCAAGCAGGCTCTGTCCCGACTCAAGCAAGCCGCATCAGTGTCCAATGTGGCGGCCCAGGACTCGCCAACCCGGCAGAGCCAACTGCTGTCCACAGGTCAGTTGCAGCCCCGCAAGAGCAGCATGTTCCAGCTAGGAGAGACTCCGGCTccgaccaccaccaccacgctTCAACGCAAGGGCAGTATGTACGTGGCCAAGGTCACGGAGACGCCACCCCTGGGCGGTACGCCCACCCGCAAAGGCAGCATCTATCAGAGGAGTGGAGCGGGATTGGGATCCGAAAGCTCCACTTTGGCTCCGGACAGCCCGCAGCGGAAACAGAGCGTAGTGAAGACCCTGAGCGGCAGCTATGTCAATGTGTCCGCCATCACAGGCGGAGAGTCCAGTTACGGCCTGAAGCTGGGTCCCTCCCAGATTCATCCCAAGGGCTACCGCCTAACCACCGCCCGTTACGGAGAGCTCAAGATGGGTTTCGTCAAGATCAAGGGCAACGTGGAGGTCGAG CTAATCTGCGCCCGTAACATTGTCAACGAGGACTGCGAGACGCCACCGGATACCTATGTGAAGTGCTACATCAAGGACGGCGACCGGCTGCGGCACAAGAAGAAGACGCGTGTTGTGCGCCACTCGGCGGAGCCCTTCTACCGCCAGACCATTAAGTACCAG AGCTCCGACGTCTTTGGACGCAACATCGTCATCATGGTGTGGCAGCGGTGCGTGGGATTCGAGCACAACCAGGGACTGGGCGGCACGGAGGTGAACCTGGACAAGGTAAACATCGGGCAGCACATCAACGGCTGGTACCCGCTCTTCCCGATGCACAGCTACGGTGGCTCCGACTCTGACAACTCCCCCTGA
- the LOC108124887 gene encoding putative transporter SVOPL isoform X1, which produces MAEIDDVFNMLGFGRMQRTIFVGCLMMQIWFTTEQLGVGIVLMAAACDLDMDDYKLAWFSALTFAVQILAFIFWGVLVDALGRRKIIMYTGVTSVACSILSAGMPEFLSFSALRIVCSAFIAAPVISLMTYMGEFTKQSLRPKVLNFLSYGVGISFILVPSVAYFLLPLKLPGAQNWRILLLINQVPGIIGLTIISFMPESPKYFLSVHRQEDAMEVMERCCRLNKGKDTNLESLGVKELTQPRLRAQSIKTATFNFCPNVMAMFKEHTRIMVISMLAKAIMSGIGFGLQVWMLRIRFTMKSDGNNGQTVCQHVQSDVKSGKHECHVSRSQLEDPIINGFLLSGIFILASFLLLFMGRRLVIHTFIAISMMANISVNFLAEDTIILFALFLIPDPLMCNLRLVQTVVIDMIPTHYRAKATSVGNVAGRSGILFTSLFMGYTLTWNCHVAFNTFLVISLLGALLVSFLPSESKLRETTKY; this is translated from the exons ATGGCAGAGATTGATGATGTCTTTAACATGCTCG GCTTCGGTCGGATGCAGAGAACCATCTTTGTCGGCTGCCTCATGATGCAGATATGGTTCACCACCGAGCAGCTGGGAGTCGGTATCGTCCTCATGGCCGCCGCCTGTGACCTCGATATGGATGATTACAAGCTGGCATGGTTTTCGGCTCTGACCTTCGCGGTTCAAATTTTAGCTTTCATATTTTGGGGTGTTCTAGTGGATGCCTTGGGCAGGCGAAAAATTATCATGTACACAGGTGTGACCTCCGTCGCCTGTTCTATCCTATCTGCCGGAATGCCTGAGTTTTTGTCATTTTCTGCATTACGTATCGTTTGCTCTGCTTT TATAGCGGCGCCTGTAATTTCGTTGATGACGTACATGGGGGAGTTTACGAAACAGTCGTTGCGACCAAAGGTCCTGAATTTCCTAAGCTACGGTGTGGGGATCAGCTTCATCCTTGTGCCGA GTGTGGCCTATTTTCTTTTGCCTCTGAAACTGCCGGGCGCCCAAAACTGGCGGATCCTGCTGCTTATCAATCAGGTGCCCGGAATCATAGGACTGACCATTATTTCTTTTATGCCGGAGAGCCCCAAGTACTTTTTGTCTGTGCACCGACAGGAAGATGCCATGGAAGTCATGGAGAGGTGCTGCCGCCTGAACAAGGGAAAGGACACGAACCTGGAAAGTCTGGGGGTCAAGGAGCTTACCCAACCTCGACTGCGTGCCCAGTCGATCAA GACAGCgacatttaatttttgtccAAACGTAATGGCCATGTTTAAAGAGCACACTCGCATAATGGTCATCTCAATGCTTGCCAAAGCGATCATGTCCGGCAT AGGTTTTGGACTCCAAGTTTGGATGCTGCGAATAAGATTTACCATGAAATCTGATGGCAATAATGGCCAGACAGTCTGCCAACACGTCCAGAGTGACGTGAAATCGGGAAAGCACGAG TGCCATGTAAGCAGAAGTCAGCTTGAGGATCCCATAATCAATGGCTTCCTATTATCTGGAATCTTCATTTTAGCGAGTTTTCTGCTCCTTTTTATGGGACGTCGGCTGGTTATCCACACCTTCATAGCCATTTCGATGATGGCCAACATTTCGGTGAACTTCTTGGCCGAGGACACGATAATATTGTTTGCTCTCTTCCTGATTCCTGATCCCTTAATGTGTAATCTGAGATTAGTGCAGACTGTGGTCATTGATATGATACCCACACATTACAG GGCTAAGGCGACTTCAGTGGGAAATGTGGCGGGACGTTCTGGAATTCTATTCACCAGTTTGTTTATGGGATACACCTTGACGTGGAACTGTCATGTAGCTTTCAATACCTTTTTAGTGATATCCTTAC TCGGTGCTCTTCTTGTGAGCTTTTTGCCTTCGGAATCTAAGTTAAGGGAAACCACCAAATATTGA
- the LOC108124887 gene encoding putative transporter SVOPL isoform X2, translated as MAEIDDVFNMLGFGRMQRTIFVGCLMMQIWFTTEQLGVGIVLMAAACDLDMDDYKLAWFSALTFAVQILAFIFWGVLVDALGRRKIIMYTGVTSVACSILSAGMPEFLSFSALRIVCSAFIAAPVISLMTYMGEFTKQSLRPKVLNFLSYGVGISFILVPSVAYFLLPLKLPGAQNWRILLLINQVPGIIGLTIISFMPESPKYFLSVHRQEDAMEVMERCCRLNKGKDTNLESLGVKELTQPRLRAQSIKTATFNFCPNVMAMFKEHTRIMVISMLAKAIMSGIGFGLQVWMLRIRFTMKSDGNNGQTVCQHVQSDVKSGKHECHVSRSQLEDPIINGFLLSGIFILASFLLLFMGRRLVIHTFIAISMMANISVNFLAEDTIILFALFLIPDPLMCNLRLVQTVVIDMIPTHYRRLQWEMWRDVLEFYSPVCLWDTP; from the exons ATGGCAGAGATTGATGATGTCTTTAACATGCTCG GCTTCGGTCGGATGCAGAGAACCATCTTTGTCGGCTGCCTCATGATGCAGATATGGTTCACCACCGAGCAGCTGGGAGTCGGTATCGTCCTCATGGCCGCCGCCTGTGACCTCGATATGGATGATTACAAGCTGGCATGGTTTTCGGCTCTGACCTTCGCGGTTCAAATTTTAGCTTTCATATTTTGGGGTGTTCTAGTGGATGCCTTGGGCAGGCGAAAAATTATCATGTACACAGGTGTGACCTCCGTCGCCTGTTCTATCCTATCTGCCGGAATGCCTGAGTTTTTGTCATTTTCTGCATTACGTATCGTTTGCTCTGCTTT TATAGCGGCGCCTGTAATTTCGTTGATGACGTACATGGGGGAGTTTACGAAACAGTCGTTGCGACCAAAGGTCCTGAATTTCCTAAGCTACGGTGTGGGGATCAGCTTCATCCTTGTGCCGA GTGTGGCCTATTTTCTTTTGCCTCTGAAACTGCCGGGCGCCCAAAACTGGCGGATCCTGCTGCTTATCAATCAGGTGCCCGGAATCATAGGACTGACCATTATTTCTTTTATGCCGGAGAGCCCCAAGTACTTTTTGTCTGTGCACCGACAGGAAGATGCCATGGAAGTCATGGAGAGGTGCTGCCGCCTGAACAAGGGAAAGGACACGAACCTGGAAAGTCTGGGGGTCAAGGAGCTTACCCAACCTCGACTGCGTGCCCAGTCGATCAA GACAGCgacatttaatttttgtccAAACGTAATGGCCATGTTTAAAGAGCACACTCGCATAATGGTCATCTCAATGCTTGCCAAAGCGATCATGTCCGGCAT AGGTTTTGGACTCCAAGTTTGGATGCTGCGAATAAGATTTACCATGAAATCTGATGGCAATAATGGCCAGACAGTCTGCCAACACGTCCAGAGTGACGTGAAATCGGGAAAGCACGAG TGCCATGTAAGCAGAAGTCAGCTTGAGGATCCCATAATCAATGGCTTCCTATTATCTGGAATCTTCATTTTAGCGAGTTTTCTGCTCCTTTTTATGGGACGTCGGCTGGTTATCCACACCTTCATAGCCATTTCGATGATGGCCAACATTTCGGTGAACTTCTTGGCCGAGGACACGATAATATTGTTTGCTCTCTTCCTGATTCCTGATCCCTTAATGTGTAATCTGAGATTAGTGCAGACTGTGGTCATTGATATGATACCCACACATTACAG GCGACTTCAGTGGGAAATGTGGCGGGACGTTCTGGAATTCTATTCACCAGTTTGTTTATGGGATACACCTTGA
- the LOC108124885 gene encoding putative transporter SVOPL isoform X1, whose protein sequence is MPESDIDTALLTIGYGCGQLIILAVSFATTMFSVTESMGIGYVIVRTSCEWSTSREEKTFMASALLGGMVASGFFLGFLADRYGRKFTIRASLVGALIFSFVTALMPNQYAFSTTRIVVGLFLSGSASLAIGFLIEFHAPRWRPKVSMLVSFAVGFALVSCPLFAMMLLPQNVSVKVTDNYVLQDWRFLVMTLALPGIVALISISFVPETPYFLLSAGRMEEAIESLKWVAKMNGKMWDDLKIELTPLHRDTLLENMSVCKELFYETFRLFRPPFTCRFVGCLLILFGVFFNSVGMGVWYPIIRNTPDTGKPQRLCDNPAITGKGNHSSSDEDKACNDQFTNFHDPIFYGCAYLVFYAVATVLVLFIPRRYVMALHIGTGAILGFTLNFVTDPLAVLLCFTGQISVPGVLVSLSSSVMVDLLPVHMRGKALCLGRSLARLGSVVGSILVGLVMKVSCNITINIFVVYLAFCTVVCLLLPKGP, encoded by the exons ATGCCTGAGAGCGATATCGACACCGCACTTCTGACGATAG GCTACGGATGCGGCCAGCTGATCATTCTCGCTGTGAGCTTTGCCACCACCATGTTCTCGGTGACTGAGTCCATGGGCATCGGCTATGTAATAGTGCGGACCTCCTGCGAGTGGTCCACCTCGAGGGAGGAAAAGACGTTCATGGCGAGCGCCCTTCTCGGAGGTATGGTGGCCTCCGGATTCTTTCTGGGCTTTCTGGCGGATAGGTATGGTCGGAAGTTCACGATAAGGGCATCGCTAGTGGGTGCACTCATATTTTCATTCGTTACGGCGTTGATGCCGAACCAGTACGCCTTCTCCACCACCCGTATTGTTGTGGGTCTTTT CCTTTCCGGTTCGGCATCGCTCGCCATAGGCTTCCTCATCGAGTTCCATGCGCCAAGGTGGCGGCCGAAAGTCTCGATGCTGGTCAGCTTTGCCGTGGGCTTTGCCCTGGTCAGCTGCCCGCTCTTTGCCATGATGCTGCTCCCTCAAAATGTCTCAGTAAAAGTTACCGACAATTACGTGCTGCAGGACTGGCGCTTTCTCGTGATGACCCTTGCACTACCAGGAATTGTTGCCTTAATTTCAATTTCCTTCGTGCCGGAGACTCCGTATTTCCTATTGTCCGCGGGTCGCATGGAGGAAGCTATAGAATCTTTAAAATGGGTGGCGAAGATGAACGGTAAAATGTGGGACGATTTGAAAATAGAGCTGACGCCACTACATCGAGACACCTTATTGGAAAACATGTCCGTCTGTAAAGAGCTTTTCTACGAAACATTCCGGCTTTTTCGACCCCCGTTTACCTGTAGGTTTGTGGGGTGTTTGCTGATTCTGTTTGGAGTATTCTTTAA CTCAGTTGGCATGGGAGTGTGGTATCCGATCATCCGTAATACACCTGATACTGGAAAACCTCAGCGGCTGTGCGACAACCCTGCTATTACCGGAAAAGGAAACCATTCATCATCAGACGAAGACAAGGCGTGCAACGACCAGTTCACGAACTTTCACGACCCCATCTTTTACGGGTGCGCCTACCTGGTATTCTACGCGGTTGCTACCGTCCTCGTCCTCTTTATACCCCGAAGATATGTCATGGCGCTGCACATCGGTACCGGAGCCATACTGGGATTCACCTTAAACTTTGTGACAGATCCGCTCGCTGTGTTGCTGTGCTTCACTGGCCAAATATCAGTACCAGGAGTTCTAGTATCATTATCATCCTCGGTGATGGTCGACCTCCTGCCCGTCCATATGCGTGGCAAGGCGCTCTGTTTGGGAAGATCTCTGGCCAGGCTGGGATCTGTGGTAGGTTCCATTCTGGTGGGCTTGGTGATGAAGGTCTCCTGTAATATTACCATCAATATCTTTGTCGTCTACTTGGCGT tttgcaCTGTTGTATGTCTACTACTGCCTAAAGGTCCCTGA
- the LOC108124885 gene encoding putative transporter SVOPL isoform X2 has protein sequence MFSVTESMGIGYVIVRTSCEWSTSREEKTFMASALLGGMVASGFFLGFLADRYGRKFTIRASLVGALIFSFVTALMPNQYAFSTTRIVVGLFLSGSASLAIGFLIEFHAPRWRPKVSMLVSFAVGFALVSCPLFAMMLLPQNVSVKVTDNYVLQDWRFLVMTLALPGIVALISISFVPETPYFLLSAGRMEEAIESLKWVAKMNGKMWDDLKIELTPLHRDTLLENMSVCKELFYETFRLFRPPFTCRFVGCLLILFGVFFNSVGMGVWYPIIRNTPDTGKPQRLCDNPAITGKGNHSSSDEDKACNDQFTNFHDPIFYGCAYLVFYAVATVLVLFIPRRYVMALHIGTGAILGFTLNFVTDPLAVLLCFTGQISVPGVLVSLSSSVMVDLLPVHMRGKALCLGRSLARLGSVVGSILVGLVMKVSCNITINIFVVYLAFCTVVCLLLPKGP, from the exons ATGTTCTCGGTGACTGAGTCCATGGGCATCGGCTATGTAATAGTGCGGACCTCCTGCGAGTGGTCCACCTCGAGGGAGGAAAAGACGTTCATGGCGAGCGCCCTTCTCGGAGGTATGGTGGCCTCCGGATTCTTTCTGGGCTTTCTGGCGGATAGGTATGGTCGGAAGTTCACGATAAGGGCATCGCTAGTGGGTGCACTCATATTTTCATTCGTTACGGCGTTGATGCCGAACCAGTACGCCTTCTCCACCACCCGTATTGTTGTGGGTCTTTT CCTTTCCGGTTCGGCATCGCTCGCCATAGGCTTCCTCATCGAGTTCCATGCGCCAAGGTGGCGGCCGAAAGTCTCGATGCTGGTCAGCTTTGCCGTGGGCTTTGCCCTGGTCAGCTGCCCGCTCTTTGCCATGATGCTGCTCCCTCAAAATGTCTCAGTAAAAGTTACCGACAATTACGTGCTGCAGGACTGGCGCTTTCTCGTGATGACCCTTGCACTACCAGGAATTGTTGCCTTAATTTCAATTTCCTTCGTGCCGGAGACTCCGTATTTCCTATTGTCCGCGGGTCGCATGGAGGAAGCTATAGAATCTTTAAAATGGGTGGCGAAGATGAACGGTAAAATGTGGGACGATTTGAAAATAGAGCTGACGCCACTACATCGAGACACCTTATTGGAAAACATGTCCGTCTGTAAAGAGCTTTTCTACGAAACATTCCGGCTTTTTCGACCCCCGTTTACCTGTAGGTTTGTGGGGTGTTTGCTGATTCTGTTTGGAGTATTCTTTAA CTCAGTTGGCATGGGAGTGTGGTATCCGATCATCCGTAATACACCTGATACTGGAAAACCTCAGCGGCTGTGCGACAACCCTGCTATTACCGGAAAAGGAAACCATTCATCATCAGACGAAGACAAGGCGTGCAACGACCAGTTCACGAACTTTCACGACCCCATCTTTTACGGGTGCGCCTACCTGGTATTCTACGCGGTTGCTACCGTCCTCGTCCTCTTTATACCCCGAAGATATGTCATGGCGCTGCACATCGGTACCGGAGCCATACTGGGATTCACCTTAAACTTTGTGACAGATCCGCTCGCTGTGTTGCTGTGCTTCACTGGCCAAATATCAGTACCAGGAGTTCTAGTATCATTATCATCCTCGGTGATGGTCGACCTCCTGCCCGTCCATATGCGTGGCAAGGCGCTCTGTTTGGGAAGATCTCTGGCCAGGCTGGGATCTGTGGTAGGTTCCATTCTGGTGGGCTTGGTGATGAAGGTCTCCTGTAATATTACCATCAATATCTTTGTCGTCTACTTGGCGT tttgcaCTGTTGTATGTCTACTACTGCCTAAAGGTCCCTGA
- the LOC108124885 gene encoding putative transporter SVOPL isoform X4, with protein sequence MPESDIDTALLTIGYGCGQLIILAVSFATTMFSVTESMGIGYVIVRTSCEWSTSREEKTFMASALLGGMVASGFFLGFLADRYGRKFTIRASLVGALIFSFVTALMPNQYAFSTTRIVVGLFLSGSASLAIGFLIEFHAPRWRPKVSMLVSFAVGFALVSCPLFAMMLLPQNVSVKVTDNYVLQDWRFLVMTLALPGIVALISISFVPETPYFLLSAGRMEEAIESLKWVAKMNGKMWDDLKIELTPLHRDTLLENMSVCKELFYETFRLFRPPFTCRFVGCLLILFGVFFNWHGSVVSDHP encoded by the exons ATGCCTGAGAGCGATATCGACACCGCACTTCTGACGATAG GCTACGGATGCGGCCAGCTGATCATTCTCGCTGTGAGCTTTGCCACCACCATGTTCTCGGTGACTGAGTCCATGGGCATCGGCTATGTAATAGTGCGGACCTCCTGCGAGTGGTCCACCTCGAGGGAGGAAAAGACGTTCATGGCGAGCGCCCTTCTCGGAGGTATGGTGGCCTCCGGATTCTTTCTGGGCTTTCTGGCGGATAGGTATGGTCGGAAGTTCACGATAAGGGCATCGCTAGTGGGTGCACTCATATTTTCATTCGTTACGGCGTTGATGCCGAACCAGTACGCCTTCTCCACCACCCGTATTGTTGTGGGTCTTTT CCTTTCCGGTTCGGCATCGCTCGCCATAGGCTTCCTCATCGAGTTCCATGCGCCAAGGTGGCGGCCGAAAGTCTCGATGCTGGTCAGCTTTGCCGTGGGCTTTGCCCTGGTCAGCTGCCCGCTCTTTGCCATGATGCTGCTCCCTCAAAATGTCTCAGTAAAAGTTACCGACAATTACGTGCTGCAGGACTGGCGCTTTCTCGTGATGACCCTTGCACTACCAGGAATTGTTGCCTTAATTTCAATTTCCTTCGTGCCGGAGACTCCGTATTTCCTATTGTCCGCGGGTCGCATGGAGGAAGCTATAGAATCTTTAAAATGGGTGGCGAAGATGAACGGTAAAATGTGGGACGATTTGAAAATAGAGCTGACGCCACTACATCGAGACACCTTATTGGAAAACATGTCCGTCTGTAAAGAGCTTTTCTACGAAACATTCCGGCTTTTTCGACCCCCGTTTACCTGTAGGTTTGTGGGGTGTTTGCTGATTCTGTTTGGAGTATTCTTTAA TTGGCATGGGAGTGTGGTATCCGATCATCCGTAA
- the LOC108124885 gene encoding putative transporter SVOPL isoform X5 — MPESDIDTALLTIGYGCGQLIILAVSFATTMFSVTESMGIGYVIVRTSCEWSTSREEKTFMASALLGGMVASGFFLGFLADRYGRKFTIRASLVGALIFSFVTALMPNQYAFSTTRIVVGLFLSGSASLAIGFLIEFHAPRWRPKVSMLVSFAVGFALVSCPLFAMMLLPQNVSVKVTDNYVLQDWRFLVMTLALPGIVALISISFVPETPYFLLSAGRMEEAIESLKWVAKMNGKMWDDLKIELTPLHRDTLLENMSVCKELFYETFRLFRPPFTCRFVGCLLILFGVFFKWSLFPF, encoded by the exons ATGCCTGAGAGCGATATCGACACCGCACTTCTGACGATAG GCTACGGATGCGGCCAGCTGATCATTCTCGCTGTGAGCTTTGCCACCACCATGTTCTCGGTGACTGAGTCCATGGGCATCGGCTATGTAATAGTGCGGACCTCCTGCGAGTGGTCCACCTCGAGGGAGGAAAAGACGTTCATGGCGAGCGCCCTTCTCGGAGGTATGGTGGCCTCCGGATTCTTTCTGGGCTTTCTGGCGGATAGGTATGGTCGGAAGTTCACGATAAGGGCATCGCTAGTGGGTGCACTCATATTTTCATTCGTTACGGCGTTGATGCCGAACCAGTACGCCTTCTCCACCACCCGTATTGTTGTGGGTCTTTT CCTTTCCGGTTCGGCATCGCTCGCCATAGGCTTCCTCATCGAGTTCCATGCGCCAAGGTGGCGGCCGAAAGTCTCGATGCTGGTCAGCTTTGCCGTGGGCTTTGCCCTGGTCAGCTGCCCGCTCTTTGCCATGATGCTGCTCCCTCAAAATGTCTCAGTAAAAGTTACCGACAATTACGTGCTGCAGGACTGGCGCTTTCTCGTGATGACCCTTGCACTACCAGGAATTGTTGCCTTAATTTCAATTTCCTTCGTGCCGGAGACTCCGTATTTCCTATTGTCCGCGGGTCGCATGGAGGAAGCTATAGAATCTTTAAAATGGGTGGCGAAGATGAACGGTAAAATGTGGGACGATTTGAAAATAGAGCTGACGCCACTACATCGAGACACCTTATTGGAAAACATGTCCGTCTGTAAAGAGCTTTTCTACGAAACATTCCGGCTTTTTCGACCCCCGTTTACCTGTAGGTTTGTGGGGTGTTTGCTGATTCTGTTTGGAGTATTCTTTAA ATGGTCCTTGTTTCCATTTTAG
- the LOC108124885 gene encoding putative transporter SVOPL isoform X3, which produces MPESDIDTALLTIGYGCGQLIILAVSFATTMFSVTESMGIGYVIVRTSCEWSTSREEKTFMASALLGGMVASGFFLGFLADRYGRKFTIRASLVGALIFSFVTALMPNQYAFSTTRIVVGLFLSGSASLAIGFLIEFHAPRWRPKVSMLVSFAVGFALVSCPLFAMMLLPQNVSVKVTDNYVLQDWRFLVMTLALPGIVALISISFVPETPYFLLSAGRMEEAIESLKWVAKMNGKMWDDLKIELTPLHRDTLLENMSVCKELFYETFRLFRPPFTCRFVGCLLILFGVFFKLIKRWSLFPF; this is translated from the exons ATGCCTGAGAGCGATATCGACACCGCACTTCTGACGATAG GCTACGGATGCGGCCAGCTGATCATTCTCGCTGTGAGCTTTGCCACCACCATGTTCTCGGTGACTGAGTCCATGGGCATCGGCTATGTAATAGTGCGGACCTCCTGCGAGTGGTCCACCTCGAGGGAGGAAAAGACGTTCATGGCGAGCGCCCTTCTCGGAGGTATGGTGGCCTCCGGATTCTTTCTGGGCTTTCTGGCGGATAGGTATGGTCGGAAGTTCACGATAAGGGCATCGCTAGTGGGTGCACTCATATTTTCATTCGTTACGGCGTTGATGCCGAACCAGTACGCCTTCTCCACCACCCGTATTGTTGTGGGTCTTTT CCTTTCCGGTTCGGCATCGCTCGCCATAGGCTTCCTCATCGAGTTCCATGCGCCAAGGTGGCGGCCGAAAGTCTCGATGCTGGTCAGCTTTGCCGTGGGCTTTGCCCTGGTCAGCTGCCCGCTCTTTGCCATGATGCTGCTCCCTCAAAATGTCTCAGTAAAAGTTACCGACAATTACGTGCTGCAGGACTGGCGCTTTCTCGTGATGACCCTTGCACTACCAGGAATTGTTGCCTTAATTTCAATTTCCTTCGTGCCGGAGACTCCGTATTTCCTATTGTCCGCGGGTCGCATGGAGGAAGCTATAGAATCTTTAAAATGGGTGGCGAAGATGAACGGTAAAATGTGGGACGATTTGAAAATAGAGCTGACGCCACTACATCGAGACACCTTATTGGAAAACATGTCCGTCTGTAAAGAGCTTTTCTACGAAACATTCCGGCTTTTTCGACCCCCGTTTACCTGTAGGTTTGTGGGGTGTTTGCTGATTCTGTTTGGAGTATTCTTTAA actGATAAAAAGATGGTCCTTGTTTCCATTTTAG